The following nucleotide sequence is from Methylocella sp..
CCCAGCCTCCCCATGCGGAGACCAGGAATCACATCTCAGGCAAATTTAATAGGTCCTGAGCCTAATCGTTCCTTGCGCCCAGAGATAGATGTAGATTTGGTCAATGTGGAAGTTTCTCTATCCCTTCGCTCTTTGATCGGCCGGCGCGGAAGGCTGGTTTTCCTGTTCTTCTGGATTTTCTGCACGCGATCTTAGTTACTTTGCTTAGTTACGTTGAGCCGACGCTAGCCGGAGGGGGAGAGTGAAATGAGTGAAGCGAAAAATGCAGCAATCGTTACCGGAGCCGCTCGCGGCATTGGCGCTGCAGTGGCGGAGCGCCTCGCCAAGGACGGATTTGCTGTTGTGGTCAACTACGTGGGCGATGCGGCGCAAGCCGAAGCTGTTGTCGCCAGGATCAAGTCAGCTGGCGGCCGAGCGCTCGCCGCTCAGGCCGACGTGAGCGATCCCGTTGCGGTCCGCCGTATGTTCGACGCCGCGGAGACCGCCTTCGGCGGCGTCGACGTTCTGGTCAACAACGCCGGAATCATGCAGCTTTCCACCATCGCGGACGCTGACGATGCGTTGTTTGACCGACACATCGCCATCAATTTGAAGGGCGTCTTCAACGGCCTGCGCGAAGCCGCCAAGCGTCTGCGAAGCGGCGGCCGGATTATCAGCTTTTCTTCGAGCGTCGTCGGACTCTATCAACCTACCTACGCGATCTATGCGGCGACGAAGGCCGGAGTGGAGGCCATGACGCACGTGCTCTCGAAGGAGCTGCGCGGCCGGAACATCACGGTCAATGCGATCGCGCCGGGGCCTACGGCCACGCAACTCTTCATTAAAGGTAAATCGCCGGAGGTCATCGACCATTTGGCGAAGCTGGCTCCTCTTGAGCGGCTCGGCCAGCCCGAAGATATCGCCGGCACAGTCGCTTTCCTCGCCGGACCCGACGCCGGTTGGGTCAACGGGCAAGTTCTCCGCGCAAACGGCGGCATCATCTGACCATCCGCTGCTTGCGCCTACAATGCCAGCCGAGCAAGCATAGACTCGATGGCGCCCGGCGAAACTCCGGCGACAGGTTTCGCCGTTCATGCCAAGGCAATGCCGGCGTGGCGAAGCCCGTGACTCGGAAATGATTCGGCGCTAAGTTGTCGTCGCGTCAGCGATCGCGAGCGCTAGGTTCATAACCCGATATCTCGTAAGTTGCGTCGCGGGACCAGCCTTATCGGGCATGAGCGATGGACGGCGATAACGAAGGGTACGCGAAACTCTTTGTCGTCGGCTCGCTGGACAGCTTGAGCATTCGTCGCATCTTCGCAACAGCGCGACTTGAGCCGCACAGTTTAATAAGCCCGCTCGCGAGCGCTTCCTTGAGTCCGGCATAGCCCAGCCATACCTTGGTAAAGGCGCCGAGATCGGCGTCGACCACGACATCGACCTCCTTGCCGGGATTCTTGAGGCAGACTTCGATGTCGTCTTGCCGCAGCAACAACCACCAATATCGCGGATTGCGATTTTCTTTCGGAACGCCCCTGAAATCGAAACGCAGGACAAACTCCCGGCTCGGAATATCCGCAGGATCGATTTGCCCGCGCAGGCCCCACACGAGGAGTTTCGGGTCGAGATCATCGGGGCCGATTAGTCCTTGTCCCCACCGCTTGCCCCATTCGCCCATCATCACGATCAAGGGACGAAAGTCCTCACCCGCCGGAGTCAAATTGTAGAGATGGCCGCGGCCTTTCTCCTTGGCGTTAGCCGCTACTACGCCAGCAAGCGTCAGCTCCTTGAGACGTTGCGTAAGCACCGTCCGCGAAATCAACGGCAAGGCTTCCAAGAGTTCTCCGAAGGTTCTCGGGCCCACAGATAATTCGCGAATAATAAGCGGGGACCACCGTCCGCCGAAGATTTCAGCGCTTTTAGCGACCGGGCAGAATTGGCCATGTTTGATCATGCAATCGATCAAATCATGCCTCGAGCGCCATTAGCAAGTACGTTTTTCGTACTTGTTTGTTTAATGGGCCCGGCTCTAACTGCCCGCGCTGTTCAGCCATCCCAAAGGATTTCGCGCCGGTCTGCACGGCCGAGGCCGCGCGGGCACGCGGCATAATCCGTGGCCTCCCGCTCCGGTCGCGATTCATCAAGTTGATGTTGCCGAGCCGCTTTAGCCGACAGTCTCCAATAGAGGTTTTTATGAATAACGCTCCACACCGCACTTTCGTCCTCGTTCACTGTGCTTGGCTAGGAGGCTTTGCTTGGCGGGACGTGCTCGTTCGCCTGCGGGCGCTCGGCCACACGGCGACCGCGCCGACCCTGACCGGCCTCGGCGAGCGGCGGCATACCGGCAATGCCACCGCTGATCTGGAGACCCATATCGAGGACATCGTCGCGCACATCGAAATGGAGGATTTACGCGACATTACCTTGGTTGGCTGGAGTTACGCAGGCATGGTGGTCACGGGGGTTCTCGCACGCATTCCCGAGCGGATCAAAGAGCTCGTCTATCTCGACGCCTTCATGCCGGAGGACGGACGAGCGCTTGTCGATTATATCACGCCTGATCAGAGGGCTTTCTATGACACGTATAAGGACAAGAACTTGCCGTTGCCGCCACTTCCATTGTCAGTGTTCGGCGTGACCGATTCGGCGATCAAGGCATACCTTGAACCGAGGCTCACCGCGCATCCCTGGCGGACCTGTTATCAACCAGTGACGGCCTTAAAGGTTCGCCCGGATATCCCGGTCTCCTACGTGGTCTGCACAGGATATGGCGAGTCGGCCATCACTCGCCGCCTTGCAGAGATGGAACCCGACCCGGCTATGCGAGTCATCACGATCAATACGAGCCATTTCCCAATGCTGACGGCTTTCGAAGAGACGATGGTGGCCTTGCTCAACGAGTAAGGGAGAAATGCAAGACCTTTGAAGCGGCAAAGGTCCGATTCAAGAAACAAGCCGCGTCGATCGATTTTTTCGCCGAGGCATGATCTCTACGTTCGGCAATCGAGCCGACGCCGTCTCGAACTCTTCAGTCCTATAGCGATGCTTCTTTGGAGCATTGATGATGCATCGTAGCCGCTCGCCCACAATCGGACCTACTTCGGCGGCCAAAGCCTTAGCAAGCTTTTGGCCAGGCGGGGGCTCCCGCCCGAAACGCGACGCACGCAAACTCCCGGCTGCTTTCTGCGTCGCCTTGGGCTGACTCATCCGGTCGCAGCGGCTCGCTTGCGCAATATATCCGTCGATGCGCGAGTCTTCGGGGGCAGCGTGAAGGGGGCGGAAGGCATGCCGAATTTGTTCGCTCCGCAACTCCCCGACTTGCACCGTTGCATCGCCGCCCGATCCGCCGCCAACCGGACAATGTCGAGGCCGAGAAACGTGGGTTCAATGCCCGTCCGATCGGCTAGATCCGCGGCGCAGCCAAGTGACGGAGGCGAAGGCGCCGATCCATGAACCAATCGCGGCAAACAGCACGTAGGCGGCGTTCTGAGTGTAGCTGATCACCGCGAAAGCCGACAGCAGATACCAGATCCCGCTCCAATTCGCCGCCCAGATCCGGCGTCTGGCCGCGGCGGCTGCGGTAAAAAGGACATAGGCCGCATCGGTGACGGCGGTGCACGCGAGGACGCCTGCGGCGACCAGCGGATCAATAGCGAGGCTCATGTCGTCTCCATTTTCCGGCGCGCGCAACATCAAAACGGCCGCCTCCAAACTAAAACGCTGCTGAAATTTCCGCCATTCGTAGCAGATGATTTTCGCTCGGCGCGAAATTCATTTGTCCGCGCGGCGCGGCGAACTGACTCGAAGTTGGCCTGGGAAAAACTTGTCTCCCGAACTGGGGCGCGATAAGCCAAACTTTGGCTTCCCTCTTTTGCTGAAAAGACGCCTTGCCCTCACTCTCCCACGCGGATGGCCTCGTCGCCTCCTTCGCGGACGCAGTCCGCAGCGCGGGCGCATTGGCGCTCGGGTTCTTTCGCCCAGGCGAGAAGACCAGCGCCGCGATTTCG
It contains:
- a CDS encoding SDR family oxidoreductase, coding for MSEAKNAAIVTGAARGIGAAVAERLAKDGFAVVVNYVGDAAQAEAVVARIKSAGGRALAAQADVSDPVAVRRMFDAAETAFGGVDVLVNNAGIMQLSTIADADDALFDRHIAINLKGVFNGLREAAKRLRSGGRIISFSSSVVGLYQPTYAIYAATKAGVEAMTHVLSKELRGRNITVNAIAPGPTATQLFIKGKSPEVIDHLAKLAPLERLGQPEDIAGTVAFLAGPDAGWVNGQVLRANGGII
- a CDS encoding helix-turn-helix domain-containing protein, producing MIKHGQFCPVAKSAEIFGGRWSPLIIRELSVGPRTFGELLEALPLISRTVLTQRLKELTLAGVVAANAKEKGRGHLYNLTPAGEDFRPLIVMMGEWGKRWGQGLIGPDDLDPKLLVWGLRGQIDPADIPSREFVLRFDFRGVPKENRNPRYWWLLLRQDDIEVCLKNPGKEVDVVVDADLGAFTKVWLGYAGLKEALASGLIKLCGSSRAVAKMRRMLKLSSEPTTKSFAYPSLSPSIAHAR
- a CDS encoding alpha/beta hydrolase; translation: MNNAPHRTFVLVHCAWLGGFAWRDVLVRLRALGHTATAPTLTGLGERRHTGNATADLETHIEDIVAHIEMEDLRDITLVGWSYAGMVVTGVLARIPERIKELVYLDAFMPEDGRALVDYITPDQRAFYDTYKDKNLPLPPLPLSVFGVTDSAIKAYLEPRLTAHPWRTCYQPVTALKVRPDIPVSYVVCTGYGESAITRRLAEMEPDPAMRVITINTSHFPMLTAFEETMVALLNE